In Patescibacteria group bacterium, the DNA window GAAAAAGAAAACATAAACTAATTGCTAAATTGTTTCATTGTTACATTGTTAAATTATTAGCAATGTAGCCATGTAGCAATATGACAATGGAGGGATTGGCTAATAAAAAAATCTTAGCGGCAATAGCTATCAGCCTTATTTTGGTTGCGGGTTTGGTGGCGGGGGTTGTTCTGGTGAAGCGTCAGCAGGATATCCGGTCCAAAGCGGCGTCGGCCGGTTGTACTAATGCCCGCTGGCCGGCTGACCCGAATACTGCCTGTGGTAAAAGCACTCAGCAACCAGCCCAAAGTGCCACCGGAGTTTCCTTAACTCCGGACTTTGCTTGGGGTTATGGCGGCTATCGTCCTGAAGATAATGGGCAGTGTACCACGGATTTTGGTTGTTCCCACCAAAATTACGGCGTTTCTGTTTACCTATTTGAAGGTAACCAGGCGACGACAGCTTTTGCCCGGGCCGACAGTATGAATGTTCCCATACTGCCAACTTCAATGAGTTTTAGCAAGTTCAAAAAGTGCGACGGTTCGCCGTCTTGTCATACTGACGGCCAACCGGCTATCACCGCTTTAAAGGCCAATACCGTTTATACCTGGCGAGTAACGCCTTATTATGAAGATGCAAACGGACAATTAATTGTCCATGCGGAACAGACTTATAATTACAACTTTACTACCGGAGCTCCCCAACCGCCAAATTGCGTCAGTTTAACTACCACGGCTGATCTGACTAATTTGCAGGTTGGCAGTCAGTACACTTTCTCGCTGACAGCCAGCGGGACAGTGACGGACGTTTCTTTGAGTGCTTATACCGGCAGCTGTCCTAGTTCGCCGCCGGAAATTGACAAGCAGTCAGCCAGTGCCGGAACTTATTCCTTAAAGTGGACGCCGACGGCGGCCGGAACGTACACCGTTTTTGGCCGGGTCTGGAATGACAGCCAGGTCGAATGCCGCGCCGACTGTGTTGACGGGCCGCCACGGATTCTTTGTGATGGCGCATCTGCCTGCAAACTGACGGCGACGGTTAAAACTCCTCCGGTCCCGCCGGCAGTGACCGCCGCTTGCCAAAATGTCCAGGCTGATAAGGATTTATCTACCCTCAAAGTCGGTGACACAGTTACTTTTACCGGTCGGGGAACGCTTACTAACAATCAGACAGCTGGCAGCGCCATTGACAAAATTAAATTTATTGTCCTTAAGGACGGAACGGAAGTTTTAAACACTGATGTAAATACGACTCAGGAAACAGGTGCTAATGATGTCGTTCAGACTTGGAAAGCGAGCCAAGCCTACACGATTACTGCTGCCGGAACTTACTCAGTTCGCATCAAAGTCCATTGGAATACACAAGATATTTGGCTCGAATAAGACTTTGTCTTAATGAACAATAAAGTTTCGTTTATCGCCGGAATTTTGATAACCGCTATTATTGCGGTCGGAGCGGTCCTGGCTATTACGATTGCTATTCGGACTAATACCACAGCCCCGGTTGCCCCAACTGTGCCACAGGCGAAACCCAAAGCAGCCGAGCCGACGACCCCCACAACAACCAGTGCCTGCAGCCTAAGTTTTACGGTCGCCGCTCTGCCGGTCACGCCGCTAAGTTGTGACTCGATTACGCTTAGCCCCAACGATTTAATAGCGACAGCAGCGGCTGCCAAGACCTTAACAGTTACCGGTACCGGGAGTGGAACACTGACATATAGCTGGAGCGTGACCAGCAGCGGGACGAATGTGGGAACTCTTTCCTCGCCAACCAGCCAGACAACTACCTGGACGGCTCCGGCTACCCTTTCTGCTGACCAAACCTGGACGATTTCGGCGGGGGTAGGAGACAGCTCCGGCAAAGTCGCTGGCGGAGATAAATGTGTCGTAACTTTGACTTATACAGCCCAGCCGAAACCGAGTCCGACCTGCAACACCTCCTGCACGAATTCTGCTGATTGTCCCAATGATCTGGCCTGTGTGGATGGTCGGTGCCGCAATGCCGCCTGTACCAACCAGTCAGATTGCCAATGCCCACCACCGCTTAAGACCTGTAACCAGTCCTGCGTTAAGACGGAGGAGTGCGGTAATGGCCTGATCTGCGCCGGGGGAAATTGCCGTAATTCCGCTTGTATTACTGAGCCGAGTTGCTCCTGTCCGGCGCCAGCACCTGCCCCGACACCGGCGCCCGCGCCAGCACCTGCCCCAGTAGTGGTCGCAATGCATAAAACTTGCCAGAATAATGCCTGTGTCACTGTAAACGGAGCGGGAAGGAATACCTGCACTTCGGATGTCAGCTGTCAGCCGAAAGCTGCCCCACCGCCGATTCCTAAATCCGGTGTGGAACTGCCGACAATCGCGGCGATTGTGGGAGGAATAGGCTTGATTCTGCTGGGGTTGTTGGCCATCTTTTAACTTTCTTTTGATAAAGCTTCCTGGTAGTTTTTTTCTGCCTGGGCCCAGTTGACCAGATACCACCAATTCTTCACATAATCCGTTCGCTTGTTCTGGTACTTCAGATAATATGCGTGTTCCCAGACATCCAGGCCGATAATGGGTGTGTGTCCGAGGGTAAGCGGCGAGTCCTGATTAGCGGTTTCGGTAATCATGATTCCTTCCGCAGTATTTACCAGCCAAGCGTAACCGGAACCAAAGTGTGAAGTAGCGACCTTGCTAAACCGTTCCTGGAAAGCGGTAAAACTGTCAAAGACTTTATCGATAGCGGCCGCTAATTTTCCGGTTGGCAGCGGCAGGACATCTTCATGGTTGGGAGCCATCACTTCCCAATATAATTCGTGATTAACCACGCCCCCGGCATTATTACGGATTTTGGTTTTAATGTCCGCCGGAATGTCTTCCAAATTTATTAATAAATCTTCAGGACTTTGGGCTTCCAGATCAGGATAACTCGCCACGGCCTCGTTCAGGTTTTTAACATAAGTTGCCTGATGGCCGTCATGGTGGATCCGCACGGTTTTTTCGTCAATGTAGGGTTCCAGTGCGGCAAAATCATATGGCAGCGGTTTTAAGATATACATATTAATTTACCCCCGCGGGTACTCCGGGGAATAGAGTCCGACCAGTTCAGCCCGGGCAATGACGGCATTTTTTATCGCTTCTTCGAGTTCGTCGCGGTCGGCGCCCGGTTCCAGAGTTAAAAGTTTATTTAACGCGGACAACATGAAACGATAATGATGAACGCCTTCCGGCGGGCAAGGGGGGATATATCCGGTTTTTCGGGCGGAATTGGTGCCGGCTACCGCTTCGGCCGGAGTAGTTCCTTCAGGAATTTCCGTGATCGTGGGGTTAATATTCCAGAGCAGCCAGTGGTCAAAAGTGCCGTTAGGCGCGTCAGGGTCGTCAACAATCAGGACCAGACTTTGGGCTTCGGCCGGGACATCGGAAATTTCCAAGGGAGGATTAATACCGTCACCGTCGCAGGTGTAGATGGGGGGAATTGCTTCCTGGTTAGCAAAAGCCGGAGAGCTTATTTGCATATTCTTACGATTTTATCTTTAAATTGTAAAAACATAAACGGAGAATGGTTAAGATATGGATTTAGTTTTGGCCGCAATTCTGGCCGCTGCGATTATTTTTTCCGCCTGGAAAGGAGGAACTCCGTTGCAGAAATTTTTTGAAGCGCCGCTGACAGACATTGCCAATAATCAAAGTCCTACGCTTCCCGGCGGGGCGCCGCTGGCTAATCCCTGGATTTATCCCGGAGCCACGCAAATTGATAATTCTAGCGGAGTAGTGACTTACGAAACTACCGACGAACCTTCCGCCGTAACTTCGTGGTACCAGGACCAGATTGCCAGAGGGGGGATGACCGTCACCTCGTACATTGTTACTAACACCAATGACAATGTGATCAACCGCCTGGTTGGCGCCAGTGCGGATGGCAGTGAAATTGAAGTGGAAATTGTCCGCCTGGCGGGAAGCAGTTACACGACGATTAGCCTTGGTGGAAGCGGAAACAGTACTACTATTCCGGGGCAAAATGCCCAGTCTATTTAACCACCCGTTATGATGCGCAAATTAATAATCGTGGCAGCAGTCCTCGGACTATTAGTAATAGCCGGGGGTAAATGGCTTAGCAGCCGCGCCAAACAAACTACGGTCGCCGATGCCACCAGCGTTACCGCTCAAGCCTCCGATGCTCCACTAAAATCAACCGAGATTAACCGGGAGTTTAGTTTTCCCATGCTGGATGCCAGCGGAAACGAAATTACCAAATTAAGCTATACGATCCAGTCGGCAGAGTTGCGAAATAATATTATCCTGCGCGGCCAGGAAGCGACAGCGGCTCCGGGCAAGGTGTTCTTAATTTTTAATTTGAAACTGCGCAATGGCTCTCCGGCCGGCGTGCAGCTTAACACGGCCGACTATTTGCGCTTAAATGTGAACGACAGTTCTGACTGGGTAGCTGCCGAAATTACCAACGATCCGGTAACGGTGCCGGCGATTTCCACTAAATTCACCCGGGTCGGTTTTCCCATCAGTACTTCCGATAAAGATTACAAATTACAGGCTGGGGAAATAAAGGGCAGCAAAACCGTTATTCCCGTGAACTTCTAAATATAAATTCCCGTTCCTTCTTACATCTTCTTACTTTCCTTTCAACCGGTTCTCGTCAGAATCAGTTACTATCGGCCTCGAAGTGTCCTCGGTAGTTTAAGGCTACCGATTGCATTCTCAAAAAGGGAGGGGGTGAAATAATGATTAAAGCAAAAATAGGAGCTATCCTCGCTTCAGGAGCCCTGCTTCTTTCCACTGCTATGCCAGCTTTTGCTCAGGGAACAACCAATCTAACGGTCTCTGATAATGGGGCTGACACGAACAATGTTATCAACAGTGATGTTACCAAGACCAATACTGTCGTGCAAAATAATACCGCGACAGTGACTAACGCGGTAACAGTAACCGGCGATACCGGCGGCAATGATGCCAACAAAAACACCGGCGGGTCCGTTTCCATTCAAACCGGAGACGCGACTTCCCGGGTTACCTTGAGCACTAAAGCCAATGTGAATGTGGCGACAACGCCGGATTGTAACGGATGCAGCGGGACTCTTAACGGATCAATTTCCGGAAATGGAGCAGACTCATATAACCATATTAATGCCAGTCAGACGACCACCAATTCGGTCTTCCAGAATAATCTGGCGGATATTACTAATGCCGTGACCACGGATTTGACGACCGGTGACAACCGGGCGAATGAAAATACCGGAGGAACTAGCGGCAAAGATGTGGCCATTATGACCGGCAATGCCGGATCAGAAGTAACCGTCAATAACCGGGCTAATGCCAATCTGGCTAATCTCGGCGGCGGAACCGGGGCGGGCGGCAGTTCGACGACCAATTTGACGATTAGTCAAAACGGCGCGGACAGCAACAGCACGATTAACCGTTCCAACATGCGGACAGACACGATTACCCAGAGCAATCTGGCGGATATTTCTAACGCCTTGACCCTTAGTGGCGGTACCGGCGGAAACCGGGCTGACGAAAATACCAATGACAGTGTTTTTGTCGGAACCGGAGACACGGCAGCTATCGCTACGGTCATGAACCGAGCCAATTTCAACGCGGCGACGACCGATTGTGGCTGTCTTCTGACGGACAACAAAACAATTTCCGGAAATGGGGCAGACTCGTATAACCAGGTGAACCAAAGCCTTGCTGACAGTTTAATGCTGTTTCAGGGCAGTGGTGACGAGCATCAAGCCGGCAACGGGGCCATGTTTAGTAATGCACTAACTATTGATCCTGTCACCGGGACAAACCACACTAACGAGAATACCGGCACGACCGGGGCTAACGGAGTGGCGGTTTTAACCGGTAATTCCGGCAGTTTGGCGACGATTAACAATACGACCGGCGCCAATGTTTTCGGAAGTCTGACTCTACCCAACGGAACCGACCTGGGTCTTTCCTTTGACATGGGCGGTCTCTTTGGTTTTTTAGGGGTCTAAGTTTTTCCGGGTAGGTCTCCCGGTGTGCGGCACTTCCGCCGGGAGCCTGCCAGAAATAAAAATGATTAAATTTTCAATTAAAAAGAAAATAGCCGTCATCTTTTTAGCAATACTTTTATTAGTACCGAGCAGTTATCCGGTATTGGCTGAAGAGACCAGTCCGGCGGCTCCGACAGCACCGAGTGCTCCTTCAGCTCCAACCGCGCCGTCTGAACCAAGTGCCCCGTCTGCACCGTCAACGCCCAGCGCACCCACTGCTCCGTCAACGCCCGAATCTCCGGCAGCAACAACGCCGGCTCCGGCCACAGATACCGTTTCTGCTAATCCCTCACCAGCCGCCGATCCGGCGCCGGCGACGCCAACTCAGCCACCGGCAACAACAACCCCGGTCCCGACTACCACGGCTGCCTCTACTGATCCGGCTCCAACAGCGAATACTACAAGTTCCGGAAGTCAGATTGCCACCGGCGGGACAGGTGAAACCAATTTAACAACCGCGCCGGCAACCACAACCGTAACCGGAGTAGTTGACGGAAATACAAATTTAGCAAATCCCTCGTCCGGTAACTCGGCAACAGGAAGCGCAGACGATCCGGCAAACACGAATAACGGAGCGGGGTCCAATAACACCGCCAACGATACCAGTACTGCAACTAATAATGCTACCCAAACAAATACGGCGGCGGTTGATAATACCGTGACCGCCGCTTCAGTGACCGGGAACAATATCGCTTCCAAAAATACCGGCGGCGATACCAACTTAACCACCGGTGACGCCAATGTTTCCGGAACTCTTTTAACCACTGTCAACACGAATGCGGCCGGGGCGACAGTGGCGACTTTTAATGTGGCGGACAATCACACCGGGGATATTATTCTTGATCCCGGCAATGCCAGTGTTGTCAGTAACGGCAGTAACCAAAGTAGCCTCAGTAACCAAAGTAACGGCGGCGGCTCGACAAATACCGTGGGGGCAGCTTCTACTGACACGGCAAATACTTTCCAAAACAATGTCGCCACAGTCGGCGGCAGTTTAATTCTCACCGCCAATTCCGGTACCAACCAGGCGAATCTCAACACTGACGGGAATACCGGCGTAACAACGGGCAATGCCAATGTCGCCGGCAATGTTTTAAATTTCGTGAACAACAACATTGCGGGGAATGTTCTTTATAATGTCGTTAATATTTACGGCAAGTTAACCGGCGATATTATTTTGCCCGCATTGGCAGGCAGCAGTAACAACAGTGACCAAAGTAACCTCAGTAACCAAAGTAACGGCGATGGTTCGACAAATTCGGCAACAACCTCGGCAGAAACTTCTGACGCGACTTTCCAAAATAATTCCGCAGACATTACCAATAATTTAGTATTAACCGCCACGACCGGCAGCAACAATAATAACCTCAATACCGGGGGCGACACGGCGGTTAAAAGCGGCACAGCGTCTGTCGATGCCAAAACGGTGACGGTGGCCAACACTAATGTGTCGGCCGGACAAACTGTTTGGCTGGTCCTGGTAAATGAAGCCGGCAAATGGGTGGGGCATATTTTGGGGATGGATCCGGGAACCAATGTCGCTGCTTCTTCAGGAACCACGGTAACCAATTCCGGAAACGGAGCAGACAGCATCAATGTGACCAACAGCAGTAACACCAGTAACAATTTAGTTGAACAAACCAACCTGTCAAAAGTGGTAAACAATCTTTTATTGTCGGCCAATACCGGCGGTAACCAGGCTAATAAAAACACCGGAGGAAACTCCACGATTTCCACGGGAAATGCCCAAATTATTGCCAATGTGGTGAATTTTGTGAATGACAATATTGCCGGCGACGCCCGGCTGGTAGTCACTGTCGTGAATGTCTTTGGCAGCTGGTTCGGGGACTTTGTGACGCCGGGACAAACCAAAGAAAAACCGACCGATCCGCCGGCGCCCGCGGAAAACAACCAGGAACAAATTACCGCTCAAAATACAGAAAGCCAAAACCAGCAGCCGCAAACAACCACGACGGTTACTCAGACAGAAGAGAGTGTCACCCAGTTCGTCCATTCAGTCTTTTCTTCGCAGAACTTTCAGTCGGTCGCCGGAGCTAACACGGCGGAGCAGTCGGGACCAAATCTGGTAGCGGCGGCGCACGCTCTGTCTCTGCCGGCCAACTCCACCGCCCGGCGGATGGTAACAATTAATCTGGCTTATCTTCTGGGGTTAATTCCGCTAATTCTTGCAGGATTATGGCTAAAGCGCTATGCTCGAAAATAATTATTCTCCTCCTCTTAATCGTTGGGTCTGGCCCTGGTTTCGCGCTGGCGGAATCTAATTCTGATATTTCCGGCAATGGGACCGGCACCACTAACGACATTTCTTCGGCGGTGACTTCGCAAACAACAGTGGTTCAGGCGTCGCCGGTAACTAAAATTGAAAATATAATAAGTTTGGGCGCGGATACCGGCGGAAACAAGGCCAGCAAAAATATCGGTGAGGTTTCGATTGAAACGGGGAGTATTACGCAGGAAGTAAAAATTGAAAATAAAGCCAACGCCAATGTTACTGTTACTCCGCCCTGTCCGCCGTCTCCACCTCCGCCCGGACCACCGCCTCCTGGTCCGCCTCAGCCCCCAATCCTCCCTTCCGGAGGAGGGGAAAATAATAACAATACCAGTAGCAACACGACAGTAACGGAAACCAGCAGTTCCGGCAATAATACCGGTTCGTCTCCAAATAGCCCTGAAGTTCTTGGAGCCAGTACCGGGGAAATTTTGCCGGCAACCGGAAACAACTGGTACCCTGCGGTAGTTTTGCTATGGTTCGTTTTAATCTCACTTGGCTTGGCAATTCGCTGATTGCCCTGGGTCTGGCAGGGATAATTTTCACTTTTTATCCGCTGTTTGCTGTTTATTTCGCCAAACCGCCTCCGGTTCCCGCTGCCGACTCGGGAATTTATTTAAGTATTCCTAAAATTAATGCGGTTGCCCCGATAGTTTTAGGAGTTAATTCTCAGAATCCCGCGGCTTATCAAAAAGCTCTAGAACACGGGGTAGCTCAAGCGGCAGGAACTGCTCTTCCGGGTCAGCCGGGGACAATATATATATTTGCCCACTCTTCAGATCTACCTTGGCGTTTGACCCGCTACAACGCCGTATTTTTGCGCCTGGGAGAACTGACTAACGGGGATAAAATCACCATTACGGATAACGGTGTCGTATACAAGTACACTGTCTTTGATAAAAAAGTCGTCTGGCCAAACCAGGGACAATACTTACATCAGACTGCGAGTCAGCTTATTCTTCAGACTTGTACACCTCCCGGCACGGCCCTGGAGCGCCTTCTCATCTTCGCTCGGCCTGATTAATTAAGAAGTTTTTTCTGCGATCTTACTGATCTGTCCGGCCGTAAAGTTAAATTGAAAAAGGACATGGGGATAGATGTTAACTATTGACCGATAAAGACTGGCAGGAGAAGTAAAATCCAGATTTTTGGAAAGCAGCTGGGTGTCAATTTCCACATTTTGGGAAGCCTGGCAGATTTGGTCAGTCCCGTTTGGAGCCGTCTGGCAATTTTGATTAAAAATGCCTGACGGATTATCGACCGGAGCGATTGTCATATTAACCATGGCATTATTAAACGAGATATTTTTGATATACCCGGAAGCAACCGGCGGGATCGGCGCGGGAATTATGGCTCTGGCAGGTTCAAGAGATAACCAGCCGAACGCTGCCAGGATACCGGCAATTATTAAAACAATAAAAATTCCCAGCAAGACAAAGGTGAAGTTCTTCAGCATAGTTCCATACTATTCTCGAAAAATTAAATTTCTGAAAGAGCATGACCGAGCCTTGCCCCTTTCTTACAAAATTTTAGCCCCTTTTTTGTGCCTGAGCATTACCTTTAGACCCAATGCTTGATATACCAGATAGGCAAAATATTACGGTTGACCATC includes these proteins:
- a CDS encoding superoxide dismutase, whose protein sequence is MYILKPLPYDFAALEPYIDEKTVRIHHDGHQATYVKNLNEAVASYPDLEAQSPEDLLINLEDIPADIKTKIRNNAGGVVNHELYWEVMAPNHEDVLPLPTGKLAAAIDKVFDSFTAFQERFSKVATSHFGSGYAWLVNTAEGIMITETANQDSPLTLGHTPIIGLDVWEHAYYLKYQNKRTDYVKNWWYLVNWAQAEKNYQEALSKES
- a CDS encoding YbhB/YbcL family Raf kinase inhibitor-like protein, whose amino-acid sequence is MQISSPAFANQEAIPPIYTCDGDGINPPLEISDVPAEAQSLVLIVDDPDAPNGTFDHWLLWNINPTITEIPEGTTPAEAVAGTNSARKTGYIPPCPPEGVHHYRFMLSALNKLLTLEPGADRDELEEAIKNAVIARAELVGLYSPEYPRG
- a CDS encoding sortase, whose protein sequence is MVRFNLTWLGNSLIALGLAGIIFTFYPLFAVYFAKPPPVPAADSGIYLSIPKINAVAPIVLGVNSQNPAAYQKALEHGVAQAAGTALPGQPGTIYIFAHSSDLPWRLTRYNAVFLRLGELTNGDKITITDNGVVYKYTVFDKKVVWPNQGQYLHQTASQLILQTCTPPGTALERLLIFARPD